In Mycolicibacterium mucogenicum DSM 44124, the following are encoded in one genomic region:
- a CDS encoding DoxX family protein codes for MAVLLVLVLGSLGARVAGWLGVGYVNSWPSAIAVGLALMFFMTGVAHFTPGMRRDMTAIVPPQLPSPERLVAVTGVLELLGAVGLLFPPTRVAAAICLFLLMLAMFPANIYAAQMPDTPPSMASNLGVRSVQEVVYLAAAIFVAVRGG; via the coding sequence GTGGCCGTTCTTCTCGTTCTCGTTCTGGGCAGCCTCGGCGCCCGCGTCGCGGGGTGGCTCGGAGTCGGCTACGTCAACAGCTGGCCGAGCGCCATCGCGGTCGGCCTGGCCCTGATGTTCTTCATGACAGGCGTCGCGCACTTCACGCCGGGCATGCGGCGCGACATGACCGCGATTGTTCCCCCACAGCTGCCGTCACCGGAACGGCTGGTGGCCGTCACCGGCGTGCTCGAACTGCTCGGCGCCGTCGGGCTGCTGTTTCCGCCCACGCGCGTCGCGGCCGCCATCTGCCTGTTCCTGTTGATGCTGGCCATGTTCCCGGCCAACATCTACGCCGCGCAGATGCCCGACACCCCACCATCGATGGCGTCGAACCTAGGCGTGCGCTCCGTCCAGGAGGTCGTCTACCTGGCCGCTGCCATATTTGTCGCGGTCCGCGGTGGCTAG
- a CDS encoding Dyp-type peroxidase: protein MCPARPQPVLTTLTSAAIFLIATIDEGAEPKVHDALTGLSGLVRAVGFRTPASRLSLVTGISSDAWDRLFSGPRPAGLHPFPELQGARHHAPSTPGDLLFHIRANAMDVCFELASQILKSLDGAVTVVDEVHGFKFFENRDLLGFVDGTENPDGPDAVVAALVGDDDPEFAGGSYVHVQKYLHDMASWESLSVTEQERVIGRSKLEDIEMADDVKPPNSHLALNVIEDDDGNQLQIVRANMPFGRVGSGEFGTYYIAYSADPAVTERMLRNMFIGDPPGNTDRILDFSTAVTGVLFFTPTVDFLDAPPPLPAAQPAEPEAQPTSPGTLSIGSLKGQPQ from the coding sequence GTGTGTCCCGCACGGCCTCAGCCCGTTCTCACCACGTTGACATCTGCTGCCATCTTTCTCATCGCCACCATCGATGAGGGCGCCGAGCCCAAAGTGCACGATGCGCTCACCGGGCTGTCCGGACTCGTTCGGGCAGTTGGATTCCGCACGCCCGCAAGCCGTCTGAGCCTGGTGACCGGCATCAGCTCGGACGCCTGGGATCGCTTGTTCAGCGGGCCGCGCCCGGCCGGCCTGCATCCGTTCCCCGAATTGCAGGGTGCGCGTCACCACGCACCGTCGACGCCGGGCGATCTGCTGTTCCACATCCGGGCCAACGCCATGGACGTGTGTTTCGAGCTGGCCAGCCAGATCCTGAAATCGCTCGACGGCGCGGTGACGGTGGTCGACGAGGTCCACGGATTCAAGTTCTTCGAGAACCGCGACCTGCTGGGCTTCGTCGACGGCACCGAGAACCCGGACGGTCCGGATGCCGTGGTCGCGGCGCTGGTCGGCGACGACGATCCCGAATTCGCCGGTGGCAGTTACGTTCACGTGCAGAAGTACCTGCACGACATGGCGTCGTGGGAATCACTCAGCGTCACCGAGCAGGAACGGGTGATCGGCCGCAGCAAGCTCGAGGACATCGAGATGGCCGACGACGTCAAGCCGCCCAACTCGCACCTGGCCCTCAACGTCATCGAGGACGACGACGGCAACCAGCTGCAGATCGTGCGGGCCAACATGCCGTTCGGCCGCGTCGGCTCAGGGGAATTCGGCACGTACTACATCGCGTACTCGGCCGACCCGGCCGTCACCGAACGCATGCTGCGCAATATGTTCATCGGCGATCCGCCGGGCAACACCGATCGCATCCTGGATTTCTCCACCGCGGTCACCGGAGTGTTGTTCTTCACTCCCACAGTCGATTTCCTCGATGCCCCGCCGCCCCTGCCCGCCGCGCAACCGGCCGAACCCGAAGCCCAACCCACGTCCCCCGGGACCCTGTCCATCGGCAGTCTGAAAGGTCAACCGCAATGA
- a CDS encoding FAD-binding dehydrogenase, with the protein MDADVIVVGAGLAGLVAAAELLERGRSVLIVDQENEANIGGQAFWSFGGLFFVDSAEQRRVGIRDSYERALEDWLRTAGFDRDEDHWPEQWARAYVDFAAGEKRSWLRERGLQTFALVGWAERGGWDGKGPGNSVPRFHITWGTGPALVDIFARRVVGHPKVRFAHRHRVDELIVDGGAVTGVRGAVLEPSATARGEASSRNTVGEFEFRAQAVIVASGGIGGNHDLVRQNWPKRMGRVPGQLLSGVPAHVDGRMLGISQTAGASVINNDRMWHYTEGITNYDPIWPLHGIRILPGPSSLWLDATGKRLPDPLYPGYDTLGTLEYICQTGYDYTWFVLDQSIIAKEFGLSGQEQNPDLTGKNLREVLGRSRGGGPAPVRAFVDKGVDFVSANTLRDLVSAMNKVPDVEPLDYATVEAEVAARDKEMTSKLTSDGQTVAYRAARSYLPDRLARIAGPHKLTDPKAGPMIAVKLHILTRKSLGGLHTDLDSRVLTPEGAVLDGLYAAGEAAGFGGGGVHGYRALEGTFLGGCIFSGRAAGRAAARAVG; encoded by the coding sequence ATGGACGCTGACGTCATCGTCGTGGGGGCCGGGCTGGCCGGGCTGGTCGCCGCCGCCGAACTGCTGGAGCGGGGCCGCTCGGTTCTGATCGTCGATCAGGAGAACGAAGCCAATATCGGCGGCCAGGCGTTCTGGTCGTTCGGTGGGCTGTTCTTCGTCGACAGCGCCGAACAGCGTCGCGTCGGCATCCGCGACAGCTACGAGCGGGCGCTGGAAGACTGGCTGCGCACAGCGGGATTCGACCGCGACGAGGATCACTGGCCCGAGCAGTGGGCACGGGCCTACGTCGACTTCGCCGCCGGCGAGAAGCGCAGCTGGCTGCGCGAACGCGGCCTGCAGACGTTCGCGTTGGTCGGCTGGGCCGAACGCGGTGGCTGGGACGGCAAGGGGCCGGGCAACTCCGTGCCGCGCTTCCACATCACCTGGGGTACCGGTCCTGCACTGGTCGACATCTTCGCCCGACGGGTCGTCGGCCACCCCAAAGTGCGCTTCGCGCACCGGCATCGGGTCGACGAACTCATTGTCGACGGCGGCGCCGTCACCGGCGTGCGCGGCGCGGTGCTGGAACCGTCTGCCACCGCCCGTGGCGAGGCATCGTCGCGTAACACCGTGGGGGAGTTCGAGTTCCGCGCGCAGGCGGTGATCGTCGCCAGCGGCGGCATCGGCGGCAACCACGACCTGGTGCGCCAGAACTGGCCCAAGCGCATGGGCCGGGTGCCCGGCCAGCTGTTGTCCGGCGTGCCCGCGCACGTCGACGGCCGCATGCTCGGCATCAGCCAGACCGCGGGCGCCAGTGTCATCAACAACGACCGGATGTGGCACTACACCGAGGGCATCACCAACTACGACCCGATCTGGCCGCTGCACGGCATCCGCATCCTGCCCGGGCCGTCGTCGCTGTGGCTGGACGCCACCGGCAAGCGGCTGCCCGACCCGCTGTACCCGGGTTACGACACCCTGGGCACGCTGGAGTACATCTGCCAAACCGGTTACGACTACACGTGGTTCGTGCTCGACCAGAGCATCATCGCCAAGGAGTTCGGGCTGTCCGGCCAAGAGCAGAACCCCGACCTCACCGGCAAGAATCTGCGGGAAGTGCTGGGGCGCAGCCGGGGTGGCGGTCCCGCTCCGGTCCGCGCGTTCGTCGACAAAGGCGTGGACTTCGTGTCGGCGAACACATTGCGCGACTTGGTTTCTGCCATGAACAAGGTGCCCGACGTCGAACCGCTGGACTACGCGACCGTCGAGGCCGAGGTCGCCGCCCGCGACAAGGAGATGACGAGCAAGCTCACGAGCGACGGTCAGACCGTCGCCTACCGGGCCGCGCGCTCCTACCTGCCGGACCGGTTGGCCCGCATCGCCGGACCGCACAAACTGACCGACCCCAAGGCCGGGCCGATGATCGCCGTCAAACTGCACATCCTGACCCGGAAGTCGTTGGGCGGCTTGCACACCGATCTGGACTCCCGGGTGCTCACGCCGGAGGGTGCGGTGCTCGACGGGCTGTACGCGGCCGGCGAGGCGGCCGGTTTCGGTGGCGGCGGCGTGCACGGCTACCGGGCGCTGGAAGGCACGTTCCTGGGTGGCTGCATCTTCTCCGGCCGCGCCGCCGGACGTGCCGCGGCCCGCGCCGTCGGCTGA
- the purS gene encoding phosphoribosylformylglycinamidine synthase subunit PurS — MARVVVHVMPKAEILDPQGQAIVGALGRLGITGVSDVRQGKRFELEVDDTVSDETLEHVAETLLANTVIEDFSVHREQA; from the coding sequence GTGGCCCGCGTCGTTGTGCACGTGATGCCCAAGGCCGAAATCCTGGACCCGCAAGGCCAGGCGATTGTGGGAGCGCTGGGGCGCCTCGGGATCACCGGGGTGTCCGACGTCCGCCAGGGCAAGCGGTTCGAGCTCGAGGTCGACGACACCGTGTCCGACGAAACGCTGGAGCACGTCGCCGAGACGCTGCTGGCCAACACCGTCATCGAGGACTTCTCGGTGCACCGGGAGCAGGCGTGA
- a CDS encoding family 1 encapsulin nanocompartment shell protein, whose protein sequence is MNNLYRDLAPVTAAAWAQIEEEAARTFKRHIAGRRVVDVSEPGGPKTAAVSTGHLVDVTSPADGVVAHLREARPLVRLRVPFTVTRTAIDDVERGAQDSDWDPVKEAAKKLAFSEDRAIFEGYPAAQIEGIRAASSNPALALPSDPRGYPDVISQALSELRLAGVDGPYSVLLSAEAYTKVSETTEHGYPLLEHLNRLVDGEIIWAPAIDGAFVLSTRGGDFDLQLGTDVTIGYLSHDAETVQLYLQETLTFLCYTAEASVALDS, encoded by the coding sequence ATGAACAACCTGTACCGCGATCTCGCTCCCGTCACCGCCGCCGCGTGGGCGCAGATCGAGGAGGAAGCCGCGCGGACGTTCAAGCGGCACATCGCCGGCCGCCGCGTCGTCGACGTGAGTGAGCCCGGTGGACCCAAGACGGCCGCGGTCAGCACCGGCCACCTCGTCGATGTCACGTCACCCGCCGACGGTGTGGTGGCGCATCTTCGGGAAGCCCGGCCGCTGGTGCGGCTGCGGGTGCCGTTCACGGTGACACGCACGGCCATCGACGACGTCGAGCGCGGCGCGCAGGACTCCGACTGGGATCCGGTGAAGGAAGCCGCCAAGAAGCTGGCGTTCTCGGAGGACCGGGCGATCTTCGAGGGCTACCCCGCCGCGCAGATCGAGGGCATCCGGGCCGCCAGCTCCAACCCGGCGCTGGCGCTGCCGAGCGACCCCCGCGGCTACCCGGACGTCATCTCGCAGGCGCTGTCGGAGCTGCGGCTCGCCGGTGTCGACGGGCCGTACTCGGTGCTGCTGTCAGCGGAGGCCTACACCAAGGTCAGCGAGACCACCGAGCACGGTTACCCGCTGCTGGAGCACCTCAACCGTCTGGTCGACGGTGAGATCATCTGGGCGCCCGCCATCGACGGCGCGTTCGTATTGTCCACGCGCGGAGGCGATTTCGATCTGCAGCTGGGCACCGACGTGACCATCGGCTACCTGTCGCACGATGCCGAGACGGTGCAGTTGTACCTGCAGGAGACGCTGACGTTCCTCTGCTACACCGCCGAGGCGTCGGTCGCGCTCGACAGCTGA
- a CDS encoding S9 family peptidase codes for MSEAPVAKKVDHRREHHGDVFIDPYEWMRDKTDPEVIALLNAENAYTEEITAPLEPLRQKIFDEIKARTKETDLSVPTRRGDWWYYARSFEGKQYSVHCRCPISDPDDWTPPQLDEHTEVPGEQVLLDENVEAEGHDFFSLGAATVSVDANILAYSVDAVGDERYTLKFKDLRTGELYDDRITGIGAGGTWAADNRTLYYVTVDDAWRPDTVWRHRLGSGLPGEKVHHESDERFWVGVGRTRSDKYIFIAAGSAVTSEMRYADARDSKAEFKVVLPRKDSVEYSVEHAVVGGEDRFLILHNDGAENFALVDVPVSDAPLTSLDGARTLIAHRDDVRLDGVDAFADQLVVSYRREALPRIQLWPFDSDGNYGETQEIAFESELMSVGLSGNPNWSSPRLRIGATSFVIPVRIYDLDLATGERILLREQPVLGDYRPEDYLERRDWAVAADGTKVPLSIIQRVGAPTPAPALLYGYGAYESCEDPRFSIARLSLLDRGLVFVIAHVRGGGELGRGWYEHGKLLEKKNTFTDFISAAEHLVATGVTRPENLVALGGSAGGLLMGAVANMAPQLFAGILAQVPFVDALTTILDPSLPLTVTEWDEWGNPLADKDVYDYMKSYTPYENVTAQDYPAILAMTSLNDTRVYYVEPAKWVAALRSTKTDNHPVLLKTEMAAGHGGTSGRYERWKEAAFQYAWVLATADRDKYGSGQVDDLLDGAHA; via the coding sequence ATGAGCGAGGCTCCCGTCGCGAAGAAGGTCGATCACCGTCGCGAACACCACGGTGACGTGTTCATCGACCCGTACGAGTGGATGCGGGACAAGACCGATCCCGAGGTGATCGCACTCCTGAACGCGGAGAACGCCTACACCGAGGAGATCACCGCACCACTGGAACCGTTGCGGCAGAAGATCTTCGACGAGATCAAGGCCCGCACCAAGGAGACCGACCTGTCGGTGCCGACCCGGCGCGGCGACTGGTGGTACTACGCCCGCAGCTTCGAGGGCAAGCAGTACAGCGTGCACTGCCGCTGCCCCATCAGCGATCCCGACGACTGGACCCCGCCGCAGCTCGACGAGCACACCGAGGTCCCCGGCGAGCAGGTGCTGCTGGACGAGAACGTCGAGGCCGAGGGCCATGACTTCTTCTCGCTCGGCGCGGCCACCGTCAGCGTCGACGCCAACATCCTGGCGTACTCCGTCGATGCCGTCGGCGACGAGCGATACACGTTGAAATTCAAGGACTTACGTACAGGCGAGCTGTACGACGACCGCATCACCGGCATCGGTGCCGGCGGCACCTGGGCGGCCGACAACCGGACGCTCTACTACGTCACGGTCGACGATGCCTGGCGGCCGGACACCGTCTGGCGGCACCGACTGGGCTCCGGGCTGCCCGGCGAGAAGGTGCACCACGAATCCGACGAGCGGTTCTGGGTGGGCGTCGGCCGCACCCGCAGTGACAAGTACATCTTCATCGCCGCCGGCAGTGCCGTCACGTCCGAGATGCGCTACGCCGATGCCCGCGATTCCAAAGCCGAATTCAAAGTGGTGTTGCCGCGCAAGGACTCCGTCGAATACTCGGTCGAGCACGCGGTGGTCGGCGGCGAGGATCGCTTCCTCATCCTGCACAACGATGGCGCCGAGAACTTCGCGCTGGTGGACGTGCCGGTGTCCGATGCCCCGCTGACCAGCCTGGACGGTGCCCGCACGCTCATCGCGCACCGCGACGACGTGCGACTGGACGGTGTCGACGCGTTCGCCGACCAGCTGGTGGTCAGCTATCGGCGCGAGGCATTGCCGCGGATTCAGCTGTGGCCCTTCGACTCCGACGGCAACTACGGCGAGACCCAGGAGATCGCCTTCGAGTCGGAGCTGATGTCGGTCGGCCTGTCGGGCAACCCGAACTGGTCGTCGCCGCGGCTGCGGATCGGTGCGACGTCGTTCGTCATCCCGGTGCGGATCTATGACCTGGACCTGGCCACCGGTGAACGAATCCTGTTGCGCGAGCAGCCTGTTCTCGGGGACTACCGCCCCGAGGACTACCTCGAGCGCCGGGACTGGGCGGTGGCCGCCGACGGCACGAAGGTGCCGCTGTCGATCATCCAGCGGGTGGGCGCGCCGACCCCGGCGCCGGCGCTGCTGTACGGCTACGGCGCCTACGAGTCCTGCGAGGACCCGCGTTTCTCGATCGCCCGACTGTCGCTGCTCGACCGCGGCCTGGTGTTCGTCATCGCGCATGTGCGTGGCGGCGGCGAGCTGGGCCGCGGCTGGTACGAGCACGGCAAGCTGCTGGAGAAGAAGAACACCTTCACCGACTTCATCAGTGCCGCAGAGCATCTGGTCGCCACCGGCGTCACCCGGCCGGAGAACCTCGTGGCCCTCGGCGGCAGTGCCGGTGGACTGCTGATGGGTGCCGTGGCCAACATGGCGCCCCAGCTGTTCGCCGGCATCCTGGCGCAGGTGCCCTTCGTCGACGCCCTGACCACCATCCTCGATCCGTCGCTGCCGCTCACCGTCACCGAGTGGGACGAGTGGGGTAATCCGTTGGCGGACAAGGACGTCTACGACTACATGAAGTCCTACACGCCGTACGAGAACGTGACGGCCCAGGACTACCCGGCGATTCTGGCGATGACGTCGCTCAACGACACCCGCGTGTACTACGTCGAGCCCGCGAAATGGGTTGCCGCGCTGCGTAGTACCAAGACCGACAACCATCCCGTCCTGCTCAAGACCGAGATGGCAGCCGGCCACGGCGGCACCAGTGGGCGCTACGAACGCTGGAAGGAAGCCGCGTTCCAGTACGCCTGGGTGCTAGCCACCGCGGACCGCGACAAATATGGCAGCGGCCAGGTAGACGACCTCCTGGACGGAGCGCACGCCTAG
- a CDS encoding MBL fold metallo-hydrolase yields MELTHFGHSCLLARFTDGDAQATVLFDPGNFSHGFEGITGLDAILITHQHPDHADPARLPALVEANPQAKLYADPMTAAQLGGAWQAVHVGDTLSIGHLTVRGAGGKHAVIHPEIPIIDNISYLVGDAGHAARLMHPGDALFVPEEPVEVLAAPAAAPWMKIAEAVDFLRAVAPQHAVPIHQGVVAEQAKGIYYGRLDEMTDTDFRVLTPEQEMRF; encoded by the coding sequence ATGGAGCTGACGCACTTCGGACATTCCTGCCTGTTGGCCCGATTCACCGACGGCGACGCACAGGCGACGGTCCTGTTCGACCCGGGCAACTTCTCGCATGGCTTCGAGGGCATCACCGGACTGGACGCCATCCTGATCACCCATCAGCACCCCGACCACGCCGATCCGGCCCGGCTGCCGGCCCTGGTCGAGGCGAATCCGCAGGCCAAGCTGTATGCCGACCCCATGACCGCGGCGCAGCTGGGTGGCGCGTGGCAGGCGGTGCACGTCGGCGACACGCTGTCGATCGGTCACCTGACGGTGCGCGGCGCGGGCGGCAAGCACGCGGTGATCCACCCGGAGATTCCGATCATCGACAACATCTCGTACCTGGTCGGTGATGCTGGTCACGCTGCCCGCCTGATGCATCCGGGCGACGCGCTGTTCGTGCCGGAGGAGCCGGTCGAGGTGCTGGCGGCACCGGCTGCCGCGCCGTGGATGAAGATCGCCGAGGCCGTCGACTTCCTGCGGGCCGTCGCGCCGCAGCACGCGGTGCCGATCCACCAGGGCGTCGTCGCCGAACAGGCCAAGGGCATCTACTACGGCCGGCTCGACGAGATGACCGACACCGACTTCCGGGTGCTCACTCCCGAGCAGGAGATGCGGTTCTGA
- a CDS encoding TetR/AcrR family transcriptional regulator has protein sequence MAKGSYHHGDLKAVILEQAAALVAERGADGISLRELARVAGVSHAAPAHHFSDRRGLFTALATEGFTQLAAALTEAEPEFAHAARAYVQFALDHPGHYAVMFDKMLYDADDPALRAAEAEAAAELTAGVATLVDPNAQNDPDGSALAAWSLVHGFALLTLNGAVTDADPVDTAERLARILFSG, from the coding sequence ATGGCCAAGGGCAGCTACCACCATGGCGATCTGAAGGCCGTCATCCTGGAGCAGGCGGCCGCACTCGTCGCCGAGCGCGGCGCCGATGGCATCTCGTTGCGCGAGCTGGCCCGCGTCGCCGGGGTGTCGCATGCGGCGCCCGCGCACCACTTCTCCGATCGGCGGGGGTTGTTCACCGCGCTGGCGACCGAGGGCTTCACGCAGCTGGCCGCTGCCCTCACCGAGGCGGAGCCCGAATTCGCGCACGCGGCAAGGGCTTACGTGCAGTTCGCCCTCGACCACCCCGGCCACTACGCCGTCATGTTCGACAAGATGCTCTACGACGCGGACGACCCGGCCCTGCGCGCCGCCGAAGCCGAGGCGGCCGCCGAACTCACGGCCGGCGTCGCAACCCTGGTTGATCCCAACGCCCAGAACGACCCCGACGGCTCGGCCCTGGCCGCGTGGTCGCTGGTCCACGGCTTCGCGTTGCTGACCCTCAACGGCGCGGTCACCGACGCCGACCCTGTCGACACCGCCGAACGCCTCGCCCGCATCCTCTTCTCCGGCTAG
- a CDS encoding DUF2334 domain-containing protein, producing the protein MAGQLIVSISGIRDRTLGDVADICAELDTRQIPASLLVAPRLKGGYRLERDIPTVEWLTKSRAAGAAVVLHGFDEAASKKRRGEFAALPAHEANLRLMGADRVLEHLGLRTRLFAAPGWTASQGTVTALPRNGFRLLAGDTGITDLVRSTTLRSRVFGIGEGFLTEPWWCRTLVLAAERTARRGGTVRLAVAASQLRRTGPRQAMLDAIDLSLMHGCAPAAYEWTPDPALTDAA; encoded by the coding sequence ATGGCTGGCCAATTGATCGTCTCGATCTCGGGGATCCGGGACCGCACGCTGGGCGACGTCGCCGACATCTGTGCCGAACTCGACACCCGGCAGATTCCCGCGTCGCTGCTGGTCGCTCCACGGCTCAAAGGCGGCTACCGGCTGGAGCGTGACATCCCTACGGTCGAGTGGTTGACCAAAAGCCGCGCGGCAGGGGCCGCCGTCGTCCTGCACGGGTTCGACGAAGCGGCCAGCAAGAAGCGCCGCGGCGAGTTCGCGGCCCTGCCCGCGCACGAGGCCAACCTGCGGCTGATGGGCGCCGACCGGGTGCTCGAGCACCTCGGCCTGCGCACCCGGCTGTTCGCCGCGCCCGGCTGGACGGCATCGCAGGGCACCGTCACCGCGTTGCCGCGCAACGGCTTCCGGCTGCTGGCCGGCGACACCGGCATCACCGATCTGGTGCGGTCCACGACCTTGCGGTCGCGGGTTTTCGGCATCGGTGAGGGCTTCCTCACCGAACCCTGGTGGTGTCGCACCCTGGTCCTTGCCGCCGAGCGCACGGCCCGGCGCGGCGGCACCGTCCGGCTTGCGGTGGCCGCCTCCCAGCTGCGGCGGACCGGGCCGCGGCAGGCCATGCTGGACGCCATCGACCTGTCGCTCATGCACGGTTGCGCGCCCGCGGCCTACGAGTGGACACCCGACCCGGCACTAACCGACGCGGCCTGA
- the purQ gene encoding phosphoribosylformylglycinamidine synthase subunit PurQ codes for MTTAGASAATGNSRVGVITFPGTLDDVDAARAVRAVGGEAVSLWHADPDLKGVDAVIVPGGFSYGDYLRCGAIAKFAPVMTSVVEAAGKGMPVLGICNGFQVLCEAGLLPGALTRNEGLHFICRDVWLEVTATSTAWSSRYEPGADILIPLKSGEGRYVASESVLDELEGDGRVVFRYRDNMNGSMRSIAGISSANGRVVGLMPHPEHATEALTGPSDDGLGIFFSALDAVLSA; via the coding sequence GTGACCACCGCTGGGGCGAGCGCAGCGACGGGAAATTCGCGAGTCGGTGTCATCACCTTCCCCGGCACGCTCGACGACGTCGACGCCGCTCGGGCGGTCCGGGCCGTCGGCGGTGAGGCCGTCAGCCTCTGGCACGCCGATCCCGACCTCAAGGGCGTCGACGCCGTCATCGTCCCCGGCGGCTTCTCCTATGGCGACTACCTGCGCTGCGGCGCCATCGCCAAGTTCGCGCCCGTCATGACCTCGGTCGTCGAAGCGGCCGGCAAGGGCATGCCAGTGCTGGGCATCTGCAACGGCTTCCAGGTGCTGTGCGAGGCCGGGCTGCTGCCGGGCGCGCTGACCCGCAACGAGGGTCTGCACTTCATCTGCCGCGACGTGTGGCTCGAGGTCACCGCGACGTCGACCGCATGGAGCAGCCGCTACGAACCCGGCGCCGACATCCTGATCCCGCTCAAGTCGGGTGAAGGACGGTACGTCGCGTCGGAGAGCGTGCTCGACGAGCTCGAAGGTGACGGGCGCGTGGTCTTCCGCTACCGCGACAACATGAACGGCTCGATGCGCTCGATCGCCGGGATCAGCTCGGCCAACGGCCGCGTCGTCGGCCTGATGCCGCACCCCGAGCACGCCACCGAGGCCCTCACCGGCCCGTCGGACGACGGGCTCGGCATCTTCTTCTCGGCGCTCGACGCGGTCCTGAGCGCCTGA
- a CDS encoding phosphatase PAP2 family protein, with the protein MWWPLVGFTAMIALGIVVRSGDSAVDHWFMQTSRALLGDHPYWMLLLNRVKVLVPLYVLAVAIPMWRREWRLATVAALCPVISIIGAKVLKVLFGRPWYGENLAYPSGHTTVAITVAAMLVLGIGVHVWSVTIATIGAAIPSIGMASNDFHYFTDIIGGALYATSMVCLAILAAGPQVLHRSPRAKGADRVQSPARG; encoded by the coding sequence ATGTGGTGGCCGCTGGTCGGGTTCACCGCGATGATCGCGCTGGGCATCGTCGTCCGGTCGGGGGACTCGGCCGTGGATCACTGGTTCATGCAGACGTCGCGCGCGCTGCTCGGTGACCACCCGTACTGGATGCTGCTGCTGAACCGCGTCAAGGTGCTGGTGCCGCTCTACGTGCTGGCGGTCGCCATCCCAATGTGGCGACGCGAGTGGCGGCTGGCCACCGTCGCCGCGTTGTGCCCGGTCATCTCGATCATCGGCGCCAAGGTGCTCAAGGTGCTGTTCGGCCGGCCCTGGTACGGCGAAAATCTGGCGTATCCCAGCGGTCACACCACCGTGGCGATCACCGTCGCGGCCATGCTGGTGCTCGGGATCGGCGTTCACGTGTGGAGCGTCACGATCGCCACGATCGGCGCCGCCATCCCCTCTATCGGCATGGCCAGCAACGACTTCCACTACTTCACCGACATCATCGGCGGCGCGCTCTACGCCACGTCGATGGTGTGCCTGGCGATCCTGGCCGCCGGCCCGCAGGTATTACACCGATCCCCGCGCGCCAAGGGCGCCGACCGCGTGCAGTCGCCCGCACGCGGGTAG